A portion of the Acidobacteriota bacterium genome contains these proteins:
- a CDS encoding redoxin domain-containing protein, which yields MPCRRHLLQLQQAEREIEALGIRVLVVTFEAQRAARAYVEETGTRWPVISDESRSLYEAYGMGRARWRHLLGPSALLAYVREAVRGRVPRWPSADPVQQGGDVLIDPAGIVRLVHVGAGPGHRPPVERLLAARRAADR from the coding sequence CTGCCGTGCCGGAGGCATCTGCTGCAGTTGCAGCAGGCGGAGCGGGAGATCGAGGCACTCGGCATCCGGGTGCTCGTCGTGACGTTCGAAGCACAGCGGGCCGCGCGCGCATACGTCGAGGAGACGGGGACGCGCTGGCCGGTGATCAGCGACGAGTCGCGTTCTCTCTACGAGGCGTACGGGATGGGCCGGGCGCGCTGGCGGCACCTGCTCGGACCGTCCGCGCTTCTCGCCTACGTCCGCGAGGCGGTGCGGGGACGTGTTCCGCGCTGGCCGTCCGCCGATCCGGTGCAGCAGGGAGGCGACGTGCTGATCGATCCGGCCGGCATCGTCCGGCTCGTGCACGTGGGCGCGGGTCCCGGGCATCGCCCGCCGG